From the genome of Leptodactylus fuscus isolate aLepFus1 chromosome 1, aLepFus1.hap2, whole genome shotgun sequence, one region includes:
- the LOC142189116 gene encoding uncharacterized protein LOC142189116 → MLLSRMKRDRNKMAESLLNLTLEIIYQLTGEGYTVVKKPSSGRCQAPVYEGYGGAQSPILGPPPHPLIQEEINGQKILELTNKMLELLTGEVTLLGMLGHYTVTGGVGVMTVSLCCQVPIRCQDVAVYFSMEEWEYLEGHKDLYKEVMMEDHQPLTSPGNRHDYIHMDFHYLYVQNEFIPCLCFLQVDPVRGQHRRDVPVLFFHRMISFQETCSFLAHITTTAFAFSNQDKDLDDINVVAIEIKGEPYVSGDEEYEEDFPTVLIIQSLPFVVLTGLEMML, encoded by the exons ATGCTGTTATCAAGAATGaagagagacaggaacaagatggcggaaagtctattaaatctcaccctagagatcatctaccagcttactggagag ggttacacagtagtgaagaagccctctagtgggcgctgtcaggctcctgtgtatgaaggatatggaggagCCCAGAGCCCAAtcctggggcctccacctcaccccctgatacaggaggagatcaatggacagaagatcctagaactcaccaacaagatgctggagctgctgactggagaggtgacactgctgggaatgctgggacattatacagtcactggaggggtcggggtgatgactgtatcattgtgttgtcaggttcctataaggtgtcaggatgtcgctgtctatttctccatggaggagtgggagtatttagaaggacacaaggatctgtacaaggaggtgatgatggaggaccaccagcccctcacatcaccaggtaatagacatgactatatacacatggacttccattatttgtatgtacagaatgaattcattccctgtctgtgtttcctacaggtagatccagtaagaggacaacaccggagagatgtcccagtcctcttcttccacaggatgatcag CTTCCAGGAGACCTGCAGCTTTTTGGCTCATATAACGACTACTGCATTTGCG TTTTCGAATCAAGATAAAGATTTGGACGATATAAATGTTGTAGCAATTGAGATAAAGggagagccctatgtgagtggtgatgaggagtatgaggaggactTTCCTACAG